TTTGTGGCGGGCCTGAAAGCAGGCTACCTCTGCCCTACCTGGCCCAAAATGTGTGATGAATGGGTACACGACTCTATGTTTGTATTACAGCCCTGGTGGAGAAATTTTATTGAAGGACGAGCGGGTGTGCAATTTGTGCACCGTTACATTGCTTATGCTGTAGTAATTATAGTCGGGCTTATATATTACAAGGCACGCAAAATTGAATTGACTGTTTTGCAGAAGCGCATTGTAAATGCATTGGTACTAATTGTTTTGTGCCAGTTTTTATTGGGTGTATTTACACTCCTTTATAGCGTGCCGGTTTTGCTGGGGGTATTACATCAAACAGGGGCTTTCTTTTTGTTTGGAACATCGTTACTATTAATCAACAGGTTAAGGTAACTGATTTGTGTTTTGCAAACCTACTTACTTATGAAGTCAATCCTGAAGTTTATTGCCATAATAACAAGCGTAATAATTATTTGTATTGGCCTTTGGACAAACATTTTCAGTAATTCATGGGGATTGATAACGGGACAGGGATTCATTATCCCAGCCGAAAGTTCAATTGTGAATTTTAAGGTAACAATGATGAACAATGGATCAGGCGAATGGTGGTTATATGGAGAAGATAATAACTACTACTATACTACAATGGTGAACGACAACGGGAAAGGATACTGTGCGATACCAAAAAGTGACACTTTTCAATGTATCGGTTTTGATAAATTCAATTATAAAGCGTGGTGCAGGGATAAGTAGTGTATAACACCAAAACTCGGCCAACAAAAATAAAAAATAGTCAGGTCACCTTAATCTTCTTCACCTTGCCATTTTCGGAAATAACAAGTTCATCGCCATTTTTGCGGGCGTCTTCGTAAACCTTTTCAACAGCAATTTTCATTGCTTTAAAAATTCGTTCAAGCAGATCTTTTGGGCGCTTTTTATTCATTTCCAATTATTAAATTATATTTTTTATTGTCAATGATCTTTAGACCATCAGCTTTGCTAAATGCTACTCTCATCAATTCTTCGCCACTATTGTCTACCATCATCCACTCGTCAGACAAATTTAAGAATTTTTTCCGAAGATTCCGAAGCCCTCTGTTATAGCGTCTTTCAATAACGTCAGAAGGAATATTGTGCCCGCCTTTTGAAACACGAAATCCAACCCTTCGTTTTGCAAGCTTAACATTATCAAGCCAAACATAAATTAATATCACATAATAGCCTTTTTGTTTACACTCCTTAATAAACTTCACATATGATGAAGTTGATAAAGTTGTTTCAATAACAAAATCAACGTTTTGGTTCGCCAACTCCTTGATTCGCTTAAGCATTATCCTTCCTGCTTCAAAAGAAACCCCTTCAGCATTAAATGGAGATAACCCTTTCGCTATATAATCGGCATTAACAAACTCAATACAATCTATAACACCCGGAAGTATTTGGTTGGCTGATGTTGTCTTCCCCGCACCATTAGGCCCTGCTATTATATATAAAGTTGGCATATTATTTTTTAAAAGCCCTCTACTTCGGAAAGGATTGGGTGAGGCCCCTAATTCCCATACTCCGAAATAAACTTTATCCTCATCAATCGCATTTCTTCTTCGGAATAATCATCATCGCCAAATTCTTCAAGGGCATCTTCTATGGAGTCGGTTTGGGCTTCTTTAAAGTATTCGATCACATTTGCCTGGCGATCCTCATCAATTTGTTCATTAATATAGTAGCCGATATTGAGTTTAGTGCCTGAGGAAACAATACTGTACATTTCTTCCAGCAACTGAGACATTTTTAAACCTTTTGCTTTGGCAATATCCTCGAGCGGCAGCTTGCGGTCAACACTTTGAATAACATATACTTTTAATCCGGATTTATTTACGATTGATTTCACAACCAGATCCTGCGGGCGTTCAATATCATTTTCACTTACATATTTCGCGATCAGGTCCACGAACGGTTTCCCGAATTTCTGGGCCTTGCCCGCTCCTACTGCGGTAATATGGCCCATTTCTTCAATGGTTATCGGATACTGTATAGCCATCTCTTCCAATGATATTTCCTGGAAGATCACATAAGGCGGCAGATTTTTTTGCCTGGCAATTTTTTTACACAGATCTTTTAACATATTGAACAAAACAGGGTCGGCGCCGGCGCCGGCTTTTTGAGCTCCGCCCACTGCAATATCATCATCGCCGGCATCATCATTCTCATAATCATGGTCGCGTGTAACCATCACTGAATGCGGTTTCTTCAGGAAGGCCCGGCCTTCTTTGGTAATTTTCAGCAAACCGTAATTATCAATATCTTTTGCAAGAAATCCCAGGACAATGGTCTGACGAATAACAGCACTCCAGTATTTTTCACCCTTATTATCATCCCCTGCACCTGCCCCGAATACTTCCAGCTCATTGTGCTTATACGTTTTGATGGCCGCGTTAGTAACACCCATCAGAATATTGAGGATATGCACATCTTTGAATTTCTCTTTCACTTCCAGCACTGTTTCAATCACGAGTACTGCGTCATCCATCGCCTCTATCTTTGTTTTTGGATTTACACAATTATCACAGTTTTTACAATTGTCGTCTTTATAGGTTTCTCCGAAATAATGCAGCAAATATTTTCTTCTGCAGGCAGATGATTCAGCATAGGAAACAGTTTCCATTAATAACTGACGGCCAATTTCCTGCTCAGCTACCGGCTTACCTTTCATGAATTTCTCCAGCTTCAGGATATCATCATAGCTGTAAAAAACAACACATTTACCTTCACCTCCATCGCGCCCTCCTCTGCCGGTTTCCTGGTAATAGCCTTCGAGACTTTTCGGTATATCATGATGAATAACAAAACGAACATCTGGTTTATCAATGCCCATTCCAAAAGCTATTGTAGCAACTATAACATCAATATCCTCCATCAGGAACTTATCCTGTGTCTTCGCACGCGTAGAGGCATCGAGCCCGGCATGATAAGGCAATGCTTTTATACCATTTACCTTTAATACTTCAGCTATCTCTTCCACTTTTTTGCGACTCAGGCAATATATGATCCCCGATTTACCGGTATGCCCTTTAATGTATTTTATGATTTCCTTTAAAACATTTTGTTTCGCGCGCACCTCATAAAAAAGGTTAGGACGATTAAATGACGACTTAAACACTTTGGCATTTTGCATACCCAGGTTCTTCTGAATATCCTGTTGCACTTTGGGTGTAGCTGTGGCGGTAAGGGCGATGATCGGCACTTTGCCAATGCGCTCTATCATTGGACGAAGCTTCCTGTATTCAGGGCGGAAATCATGACCCCACTCGGAAATACAATGCGCTTCATCAATAGCAAAAAACGAAATATTGATATCGGTTAAAAAATTGATATTCTCTTCTTTGTTCAATGATTCAGGAGCCACATACAGTAATTTTGTTTTTCCTGATGTTATATCCTCCTTCACCTTCAGGATCTCCGCCTTGTTAAGTGAAGAGTTCATAAAATGCGCTATTCCATCTTCTGTACCGTAGTTACGGATCGCATCGACCTGATTCTTCATCAAAGCGATAAGAGGAGAAACGATAATGGCTGTACCTTCACTTATCAAAGCGGGCAATTGGTAACAGAGTGACTTACCCCCACCCGTAGGCATAATAACAAACGTGTCATTTCCTGCCAATACATTGGCAATTATATCTTCCTGATCTCCTTTAAATTTTTCGAATCCAAAGAACTTTTTTAAACATGTCTGCAAACTCGCAGTGGCTTCCATACTTTTACTGAACTTAATTGATTACCTCTAATTTTAATACTTTTGTATATTACACATAAATATAATAAATTCCATTAAGCTCCCGTCTGTTAGGATCAGTTATTTTTTTATAAAATTTAGTCGAAAATAGAATGTCAAAATACGCGGTTGTAATACCTGCATACAACGAGCAACAAGCTATTTCCGACGTTATAAACGCCGTGAATACAACAGCATCACTTAACGGAATAAAGCTTGATGTCATCGTCGTAAACGATTGTTCCATAGATTCAACTGCGACAATAATCGCGGAATTAAACTGTATTGCCCTGAATCTGCCTGTAAATCTTGGTATTGGAGGCGCAGTGCAAACAGGGTTTAAATACGCCTTTGAGAATGGGTACGACTTTGCTTTCCAGATTGACGGAGACGGACAACACCCCCCGGAGGAGTTGCCAAAACTTATTCGGGCCAGGGAGGAACACAATTGGGATGTGGTAATCGGCTCTCGCTTCATTGATAAAATCGGGTTTCAATCAACTCTTTTGAGAAGAACTGGGATAAATTATTTTAAATTCCTGATCCGATCACTTGCAGGTGTCAGAATCACAGACAGCACATCCGGGTTCCGGATGATCAACCGAAAAACGCTTGCAATTGTCAATGAGTATTACCCCGATGAATACCCTGAACCGGAAGCCATCATTCTATATGCGAAAAACAACCTTAATATAGGAGAAACCCCTGTAAATATGCGTGAACGGCAGGGCGGAATATCATCGATCGGCAAACGCGCATCGGTATACTACATGCTTAAGGTAAGTTTGGCAATTATATTTACATTTATCAGAATAAAACGTAAAAAATAGACATGGGACGCATTCAGATCATCGCCATTATTTCAAGTTTATTATTCCTGTATTATATAGCCCGCCTCATATTAAAAGGCAAGTTGCGCGAAGAGTACGCGATTATGTGGATAATCTGCACCGCGGTACTGGTACTGTTCTCATTCTGGAGAGATGGCCTGGAAATCATTTCCGACCTGATCGGTGTTTATGCTCCTCCAAATACAGTATTTATCGGCGCCATCATTGCCATACTCATTTACCTCCTTCACCTTTCACTTGTAGTATCGAAATTACAGGAACAAAATAAAACACTGGCACAGGAAATTGCTATTCTAAAACAAAAAGCGACCAAAAAGGATGGATGACTTTTCGCCGGAACACGAAGCTGAAATTTTCGGGCGATACTTATTAGGGCTATCGCCAAACAACA
The DNA window shown above is from Bacteroidota bacterium and carries:
- a CDS encoding zeta toxin family protein; the encoded protein is MPTLYIIAGPNGAGKTTSANQILPGVIDCIEFVNADYIAKGLSPFNAEGVSFEAGRIMLKRIKELANQNVDFVIETTLSTSSYVKFIKECKQKGYYVILIYVWLDNVKLAKRRVGFRVSKGGHNIPSDVIERRYNRGLRNLRKKFLNLSDEWMMVDNSGEELMRVAFSKADGLKIIDNKKYNLIIGNE
- the recQ gene encoding DNA helicase RecQ yields the protein MEATASLQTCLKKFFGFEKFKGDQEDIIANVLAGNDTFVIMPTGGGKSLCYQLPALISEGTAIIVSPLIALMKNQVDAIRNYGTEDGIAHFMNSSLNKAEILKVKEDITSGKTKLLYVAPESLNKEENINFLTDINISFFAIDEAHCISEWGHDFRPEYRKLRPMIERIGKVPIIALTATATPKVQQDIQKNLGMQNAKVFKSSFNRPNLFYEVRAKQNVLKEIIKYIKGHTGKSGIIYCLSRKKVEEIAEVLKVNGIKALPYHAGLDASTRAKTQDKFLMEDIDVIVATIAFGMGIDKPDVRFVIHHDIPKSLEGYYQETGRGGRDGGEGKCVVFYSYDDILKLEKFMKGKPVAEQEIGRQLLMETVSYAESSACRRKYLLHYFGETYKDDNCKNCDNCVNPKTKIEAMDDAVLVIETVLEVKEKFKDVHILNILMGVTNAAIKTYKHNELEVFGAGAGDDNKGEKYWSAVIRQTIVLGFLAKDIDNYGLLKITKEGRAFLKKPHSVMVTRDHDYENDDAGDDDIAVGGAQKAGAGADPVLFNMLKDLCKKIARQKNLPPYVIFQEISLEEMAIQYPITIEEMGHITAVGAGKAQKFGKPFVDLIAKYVSENDIERPQDLVVKSIVNKSGLKVYVIQSVDRKLPLEDIAKAKGLKMSQLLEEMYSIVSSGTKLNIGYYINEQIDEDRQANVIEYFKEAQTDSIEDALEEFGDDDYSEEEMRLMRIKFISEYGN
- a CDS encoding glycosyltransferase family 2 protein, which codes for MSKYAVVIPAYNEQQAISDVINAVNTTASLNGIKLDVIVVNDCSIDSTATIIAELNCIALNLPVNLGIGGAVQTGFKYAFENGYDFAFQIDGDGQHPPEELPKLIRAREEHNWDVVIGSRFIDKIGFQSTLLRRTGINYFKFLIRSLAGVRITDSTSGFRMINRKTLAIVNEYYPDEYPEPEAIILYAKNNLNIGETPVNMRERQGGISSIGKRASVYYMLKVSLAIIFTFIRIKRKK
- a CDS encoding DUF2304 domain-containing protein, which produces MGRIQIIAIISSLLFLYYIARLILKGKLREEYAIMWIICTAVLVLFSFWRDGLEIISDLIGVYAPPNTVFIGAIIAILIYLLHLSLVVSKLQEQNKTLAQEIAILKQKATKKDG